The genomic region aatgaaggtgtgaatgAAGATGTCGaacaaatgaccccaacttcttcttttacAAGGCCCCCGGGAaaagataagcaaaaggaagcaaaaagaaaagggaagtcccaatATCCCATTAGTGAACAAATTGCTACCGGATTTGCAAGATTGATTGAAAGCCATAGCTTTCGGGAGGAAGAAGCGGCCCGAATGCATGTGGCTATGATGCACgaaggggatagggagcaagagaggtttgaaattaatttcatgatggaagacctcaacaaatacactccagagaggaagaagttcttacgtggtaagcaaaaggaaattttgcGAAGGTatgccacaaggagtatatttcaagatgatgattcacCTCAAGGCTACATCCCAAGTCCAccaccaagtcaagatggtggatatcattattaagtttatgtagtttatgaattttcaattgtattaagtttatgtggtttattaattatctttttttttttttttaagtttatgtggtttattaattgtcctttgttttaagtttatgtggtttattaaacgttgtttgtattaagtttatgacttattaattattttttctattaatATAGATACCTTCAATAATTATTGTACTTATTGTTGCATACTTTGATGTACAATAAATGCCTTCAATAATTCAAACGGCCTTCAATAATTTTGACAACGTACTAGTGAAAAGACTTGTCACAAGAACACACTTcaatttattactagaaaataCCAACATAGTACATGCAAAATTATTACATAACATAACACATTAATACACTTAAGATTATCCATCACCAACGTTCTCCTTCTCGTGCCATATATGCTCAACCAAATCCTTGCGGAATGTGTCATGACCTTGAGAAGCTTGAATTCTATTTAAATGTCTCATATACTCACTTAGTGTGACCCTATCTTGTCAAGTCTCGTATGTGGTTGCAGCGAGATATTCAACATCTCTTGCCATAGCTCTAGCATATGCTGGTTGGTCATCATCCACATCTTCGTCAGAAACTTCCTCAATTTCGACGTACTCATctttcacaatcatgttgtgcaaaattatacacgtcatcatgattgaATGGAGGTCTTTCACATTCCACAAGTGTGCAGCCCCTCTAACAATGGCCCATTGAGCTTGTAAGATCCCGAACGCTCTCTCAACATCCTTCCTGTAAGACTCTTGTCTctgtgaaaataattttatcTTTGCACTATCGGGATGATAATAACTTTTCACAAAGGTAGACCAACTAGGATAAATACATTAGTTAAGTAGTAACCTAGCGCATGCATATTACCATTTACTTTGTACCTCTATTCTGGTACCCATCCATTGACAACATCATTAAACAGAGGAGAAGACCAAAGAACATTGATATCGTTATTTGATCTAGGAGTGCCGAAGAATGCATGCCAGATCCATGTGTCATAAGACGCCACAGCCTCGAGCACGATGGTTGGCTTGTTGCGACGACCCTTAAATCGGCCTGTGCAGTAAGACAATTCTTCCACTCCCAATGCATATAATCGAGACTTCCTATCATGCTAGGGAAGCCTCTTTTGTCTGCCTTCCGTAGAAACCTCATCAAGTCTTCACGATTTGGCTTGCGAAGGTATGTGGTTCCATATATGGCTTCAATTGTCTTACAGAAGTGCTTCAGGTTCTCAATAACAGTACTCTCCGTAAGTCGGCAATACTCGTCAGTTGAGTCTACAGAACACCCATTAACTAGCATCCAGAATGCAGATGTGagcttctgatgaggtgataCACTTTGTCAGCTTACGACATCTAGCTTCCTTGCAAAAGTAGTGGTCATGATGGACAACTGCATTCAAGATGTCTTCAAAAAGCTTTCTCCTCATCTGAAATTGCCTCAAAAAATCATGAGAAAAATATCTTAGACATTCGATGAAATAATATTTCATCATCTGGTCATGACACTCTTCTCTATCACGCTGCACAAATGAACGCTGTGACAGAACCACGATAGCTATATTCGGCATGGTACTCATATAACATAAGCGAGTTTGCAAATTTAGCTTCTTCGTTGTTCATCTCTGCATCTGCAGTTACACAGCTTGCTTGGTATTGTGCCATCTGCATTGCCAAGCTACACCTTCTTCTATCACCCATTAATGAGATATTGAtgatttttaggaaacaaaaacactttgaaagttGGAAGATTGGTGAATATGTTTTGTGAGGGTTAGATATTCAACATATGcttatatagaggatgattgaaggtttgAGTTTCATGTGTGTAGGTTTGTATTTCATGtgtttcatgtgttttgtatgtatttggtatGTGTGTTCGTGTGTGTCGtgtgtttcatatttttggtGTGTTCtacatctctatcatgtgttttgtatgtccttcacatgtgttttgtatatgcttcacatgtattttgtgtttatatatctctatcatgattttcatatttttccgtagtgtttcatgagtttcatgtatcgatttagtgatttttcaatatttattggaatttaaatttttttagattaaaatgttcataaaattaatttacgatactctacttaattttttttttaaagttaattaaaaaaaattagcctaaattcattatttaataatttgggactaaaattttagacctaaaaaattggagcaaaaaagctgtttctaggctaaaaaatttaggttttaggccaagggttggagatggtataaggGGGTGGGGTGGACTTAGGCTcgcaatgggctagtaataatgtgttTCAAACTCGTTTTTGGCGtaaatcgaacttaagacctcttatttacaagtgaagaggcataggattcaaacttaaaattctatcacacatctCAAATTACTTCCCCCAcactatttaattttttaatattttttaatattttttctatCAAGGAttagtggtgtgtagaaaatattaaaaaaattaaaaaaaaatgtgagaaaaataatttagggtgtgaatataatctatcTTTTGGGATGCCGAAAGCTTCGCCAAAATGGATACTCCTTTATATATCGAATCATAGATAAAAGAAAGAACTTTGAGCGTCAACGGTTTCTTGAGCTTTCTGGAGAAACAAGCACAACATATCCAAATCAAAAGCCAATTATCTTCAGTCGTCAACAATTCTCCAATCCCCACTTTCCCAACTCAATTCCGATCCCATTTCTCAACTCCCCACATCTCCCGCTCAGATTCACTCCAATTCAGATCCGGCGAGCCGCCATTTCTCAATCCCCAACCCCCATAACCTCGGATTCAATCCGgaacccaaaacccagaaatcctCCGCCTTTCCCGGCGTCTCCGCCATGGCTGAGCCGTCTCTCAAAGCCGTGACGCTGACCCACGTCCGGTATCAGAGAGGCGACCCACTGGGTCACTTCCTCGCTTGGATTTCCCTAATCCCAGTATTCATCAGCCTCGGCGGCTTCGTCTGCCACTTCTTCTTCCGTCGTGAGCTCCAAGGCATGTTCTTTGCCGTCGGCCTCTTAATCTCCCAGGTCATCAACGAACTCATCAAGGATTTCTTCCAGCAAGCTCGGCCGGAAACCTGCGCCCTGCTCGAGATGTGCGACTCACACGGATGGCCCTCGAGTCACTCGCAGTACATGTTCTTCTTTGCCACCTACTTTACTCTCCTGACTTACAAAGGGATTGGGCTCTCGGACACGACGAACAAGTGGGCTGTGATTTTTCCGCCATGGGTTTTAGCTCTGCTGACCATGTATTCGAGGGTTTATTTGGGTTACCACACGGTAGCTCAGGTGTTCGCGGGCTCGGCCCTCGGAGTTTTTCTGGGGGCGGTGTGGTTCTGGGTTGTGAATTCTGTGCTTTACCCGAGCTTTCCGATGATCGAAGAGAGCTGGTTTGGgaggtatttttatattaaggaCACTTCTCATATACCCAATGTGTTGAAGTTTGAGTATGATAATGCGCGAGAGGCGAGGGGCAAACTGGCTGCCAAGAGTATCTGATTGATGAAAGCGCATTCGGGTACGTGCAATGCAAAcatttctgtttgttttttattcctGAATTGAGCTGTTGAGTTATACTTGAGATGCTACTCATGTTCGTTTGGTATATGTTTCGGTGAGCTATGATCGAATGGAATGTCAATTCTTTATCGTAGTttagtgttgctttttgattgtCGAATGGAATGTCAATACTTTGTCGTAGTTTACTGTTGCTTTTATGATTGATTAGTTGATTGAGCAGTGATCGAGTACATTAGGGAAGGAATATTCTTGTTGATTGTTGAATAGAGGAAAGGGAACAGGGATATTGTAGGCTTCTGTCATTTGGTTGTAGCTATGGAGTCATGGACTGAGCTTGGATTTGTGTGGCTTCGTTGTGCTGTTAAAATTTCAACTGTAAACTTAGTCGGTTTTGGTGTTATTCATGACGAAATAAGTCTCAAGGGAGATTGTTAGAGTCCTGAGGAAGTTGGAAACAGAAGTGTATATGGGAAAGCGGTCTTTATGAAAGGAAGTTATGACAATACACTAAGTAATTATATGTAATCTCCTATAGAAATCGTGACATCATATCTCAGTGCATGTCGAACCtgggttttttttatagatTAGCTTCAGAGAACACCCCTGATGATGGTTGATATGTCTTGTTGCATTGCTTTGTTTATGAGCTTAATCCTTTAGCCCTTTAGTTCCGAGGGTGCCTAGCCGCAAAGCTGGCATGAAATGCATATTTAGAGCTTAAAATTATTTGTAACTTAGTATTTAAATGctcttcttttcttgttttccaGGTAGGTTGCTCAAGATTTCCATCCAATTATTTGGACTTTGCTTGTATGGATGAGATATTATTCACTTGGTATCGctcaatttgaaaaataattatacTTGGTATCGctcaattctaaaaataattatactAGAAGCCAGTTGGACGGATCGTATTTACACTGCTCTTCTGTAATAGGAAAGTTTGAGATTATTAGTTACTTTATATTGACAATTGTTTACATGTTTGTTCAGCAAACATATTCAATATAATTTTGCGTAAATTGCTAAGCACACTTTTCCAATTGCGTGGCTCGTGAATTTGTGAATGCTTTATGGTAACTTGTAGGCTCAACTACAATATGTCACTAATCAGCGGTCCTATTTGCGTGGTTTGTTTTCTTTGCATAAATCTTTACATAATCGGTAGTCTGGTAGGCATGCCCTGTGCACGATCTACTGCCACAATTGCTCAGATAGGCACAAATGCCGACATAGACATTTGTTTTAGATGAACCATCATGTCGAATAGGCACAAACGTTTGCAAGTGTCGGGTTTTGCAAGTGGAGCAGAAGCCACATTCTGAGGTTATGGACACGGGTCTGTTGAAAGCATAACTCCAATCCGAACTGCGAAAACTTCCATGGTGCTTCGCGGATACTCCTTGCTCAGAGGGATTTGAGTAAATCTTGCTCAGGTCAGTCTTGAGGTCATTATATTCTCTTGGAATAGGTTGATTTACCTTGACATGGTTTGCGTCAAAGTTGGAATCCGACCAATATAAGGAgacgaaaaaaagaaaacttgtGTAACAcgtcaaagaaaaacaaaggggTAATCTAAGAAACTTGTAATTAGCGGTTTCCCTATAAATATTACCCTTCTGCGCAGCAGCTATCTTCATCCACGTACGTACCCATCGAATTCCAGCCGGCCCTATCTCATTAGGCATGGAGGAGACACCGAAGAAACTGCTCATACTCTACGCAACTCAAACCGGAAACGCTGTAGAGGCCGCTGAGCGGGTGGGTCGTGAAGCCGAGCGCAGAGGCTGCTGCCCGGTCCACCTCCTTTCCATGGACCAATACGACGCTGGTTGCTTAGCTCAAGAGAAGGAGGGGGGCAGCAGAACTGtagtaatttttgttgtttcaaCCACAGGCCAGGGGTTTACTCCTGACACCATGAAGGGATTTTGGAATTTTCTTCTGCGGCGAAGCCTAAGCGGGCAATGGCTTCAAGGACTTCACTATGCTGTTTTCGGATTGGGTGATTCCAGTTACCAGAAGTTTAATTATGTTGCAAAAAGGCTTGACAGAAGACTTTTGCAGCTTGGGGCAACCCCTATTGTCGAAAGAGGTTTAGGAGATGAGCAGCACGCATCAGGGTACGAAGCTGTTTTGGATCCTTGGATGACATCTTTGTGGAATATGTTGAATGAAATCCATCCCAACTACTACTTCCCAAATGGCCCAGAATTTTCTATACCAGATGACAAGGTTAAGGAGGCTCGACCGAAAATTCGGATTCTGTATCATGAAATCGACAAATTGGATTCACAATTCTCCGCCACTTCAGACTTGAATCATCAGGCCGCGTTGTTGCACGTTGAAAGGGCTCGCAAAATGTCTCCAGGAAAGTTCTCATCTCATGACGAGAATAAGCCCGACTGCTTTCTCAAATTGGTGAAAAATGAACCACTGACTAAATCATCAGGCAGTAAAGATGACAAAGAGGTGCATCacttggaatttgaatttgtttcGCCTGCTATTGAATACGATGTCGGTGACCTCCTTGAGGTTGTTCCCTGTCAAAACCCTGCTGCAATAGATGATTTCATACTTCGTTGTAATGTGGACCCTGAATCATTCATCACCGTCCATCCTTTGGACGTGGAGAACCAGCTTCCTGGTACTTGTAGTAATACCGCCATCAAATTGAAAGCCTTTGTTGAATTGACAATGGATGTTGCATCTGCTTCTCCTCGACCCTATTTCTTTGAGGTAATGCGTATGTTTGCAACAGATGAACATGAAAAGGGAATACTTGAACATTTAGTGTCACCTGAAGGGAGAAGCGTTCTACACAAATACATTCATAAGGAACGGATGACAGTAAACGATGTATTGAAGAAGTTTCCCTCCGTTCAAATCCCCTTTGAATGGCTGGTACAGGTGGTTCCTCCTTTGAAACCAAGAGCTTTCTCCATCTCTTCATCCCCTTCAGCTCACCCGAATCAAGTTCACTTAACAGTGACTGTCGCGTCATGGAGATCACCCCTTGGACGCAATCGAGCAGGTCTTTGCTCAAACTGGCTAGCAAAGCTTGATGCCAAACAAGAAGTTTATGTACCAGTGTGGTTTCGAAAAGGTTCCCTTCCTCCCCCACTGCCATCTCTTCCTCTCATTCTCATCGGGCCTGGAACCGGGTGTGCACCTTTTCGTGGATTTGTGGAAGAAAGAGCCATACAAAGTTTGAATAGTACAAGAACTGCTCCAGTGATGTTCTTCCTTGGCTGCAGAAACAAAGACAAGGATTTTTTATACAAGGACTTTTGGTTATCTCATTCCGAAAATGGTGGGATTCTTTCGGAAGCAAAGGGTGGAGGGTTTTATGTTGCCTTCTCAAGGGACGGCCAGTCACATAACAAGGTCTATGTGCAACATAGGATGCGGGAACATAGCAAAAGGGTGTATGATTTGTTGAGGCATGGAGGAGCTGCTATCTACGTTGCCGGTTCGGCTACAAAAATGCCGGCAGATGTATTATCTACATTCGAGGAAATTATTGCTGAAGAGAGTGGGCTTCCACAGGAATCAGCAGCGAGATGTCTTAAAGATATACAAGCTGCTGGCAAATACCATGTCGAAGCATGGAGTTAGTTGAGCATCGCTGCCACTGTCACTAGCTTTGAAGTTggggaattttaatgaaaagcacaaggtactgttcactttaacgaaaaatcatatttttacactaaaaagtcaatcatggtactattcactttaccctttattttgtccttattgttaaaactcaaagttttcaagttattttcattagtttttctttgaatttgtcaTCCGTTGGCAGGAGTACTATAGTATCACATTTTCCTTACAACTATTGAATAAAGttgtgattttcattttttggttaaaagttAACTTAATCCTTATGATTAACATGATTTATTATGAGTCGTATATTTATTTGCTACTGTTGATTAACTAAATGActctaattttaattgatttataatatgagtggtAAACTATGAATAAATCGCTTGCTACAACTGATTGAATGAACCAGTTGAATCAAAAGATTACAATCATCTTAAAACTTATTAGATGGTTAAATAAACATGAAAATGTTTtctctaaagaaaaaaaaaagttaatcaaATGTATGGATTAAAGCTGAATATTAGttttatcaatacaatggtaaTTAAAAAGTACGTACTaaagtttaatgatattttttttattcgtaACTGAGAGATCTTATAAATAGCAAAGACATTATACTTTTGAGCGTAGTGACCATTGTATGACCTATTTATCTAATCACATTCCTCTAAACAAGAATATATTTGTAAgttgaaaaaaattgatgggCCCAATTTACACTCTCATTCTTATTTCCTCATGTACTTGTTTTTCCAATATTaccccttctttctccttcccaCTCTAACCTTAgtcctttgtttttgtttttgtttttgtttttttgtttttttttgttttttttgtttttttttgtttttttgttttttttaaattataacgGTATTCCACTATATAGAAGTGACAAAAGATTGAGTTAGGTCATACAATGAGTCTGTCACAAAATATTGAATtccacacacatatatattgttACCTTACACTAATACTTGTCTCCTGGGTGAGCTTTCTTAAACCCATAAAATGCTCTCCCTTAACTAAATTCTAAAggtttgtaaaaataaaaaataattaaaaagaataaaatttgaagtgcaaaattttatatactaaggaaaaaaaattgtaaaataaataaaatacataacGTACCTACATGGGCAGCTCGCAAAACTGGAGTAATTTCTCAAATACACATGGAACGTTATGTGGCAATGTTACCTTTTACTaacacatgcacttgttttATCATTATTGTAACTTAAGGTGAGGCATATCAACATTGTTGTTCGTCATTATTATAAATTAGCTACAGTAAAATTTCTAAAGTAAATCAAGTTGGGAGCAAACCAATTTTATAACTCATAGAAAAGGTGTAGTTAAAAATATTGGTTATAGACTCTTTTATCTTTATTGAAGATTGTAATTCTTAAATAAGATTCGTGAGGATTACAATATGGAAATAACAAAAGTTTCAAGCCTGAAGTTGTAAGCGTACTTGAGAAGTTAGAAACATTTTGGCTTCAACAAAAAGGTGTCAATGTTGATGAAGTATACGTACCTGCAAACTCAAAGATGTGACATCAACTTTAAAATCTAAAGTATTGTCCCAAACAACTTTAGAGAAATATTTTAGTTcatcttaaaattttatttgtaatattGCATATCTTTTTACTCATTGACACTTATTACCATTTAGGGGCGTGTTTCTTTAAAATGGAGGCATTTTGATATAGAtgcttcatttttcattttgttgatTAAACATCTGTtccttttaaaaatttgattaaacattttatATCTTCTATAACTTTATTGGAGGTACGTTGAATTATATTTGTACGTTTAATAAGCG from Pyrus communis chromosome 9, drPyrComm1.1, whole genome shotgun sequence harbors:
- the LOC137744358 gene encoding uncharacterized protein is translated as MPNIAIVVLSQRSFVQRDREECHDQMMKYYFIECLRYFSHDFLRQFQMRRKLFEDILNAVVHHDHYFCKEARCHSTDEYCRLTESTVIENLKHFCKTIEAIYGTTYLRKPNREDLMRFLRKRQESYRKDVERAFGILQAQWAIVRGAAHLWNVKDLHSIMMTCIILHNMIVKDEYVEIEEVSDEDVDDDQPAYARAMARDVEYLAATTYET
- the LOC137745022 gene encoding lipid phosphate phosphatase gamma-like, which produces MAEPSLKAVTLTHVRYQRGDPLGHFLAWISLIPVFISLGGFVCHFFFRRELQGMFFAVGLLISQVINELIKDFFQQARPETCALLEMCDSHGWPSSHSQYMFFFATYFTLLTYKGIGLSDTTNKWAVIFPPWVLALLTMYSRVYLGYHTVAQVFAGSALGVFLGAVWFWVVNSVLYPSFPMIEESWFGRYFYIKDTSHIPNVLKFEYDNAREARGKLAAKSI
- the LOC137745021 gene encoding NADPH-dependent diflavin oxidoreductase 1-like, with the protein product MEETPKKLLILYATQTGNAVEAAERVGREAERRGCCPVHLLSMDQYDAGCLAQEKEGGSRTVVIFVVSTTGQGFTPDTMKGFWNFLLRRSLSGQWLQGLHYAVFGLGDSSYQKFNYVAKRLDRRLLQLGATPIVERGLGDEQHASGYEAVLDPWMTSLWNMLNEIHPNYYFPNGPEFSIPDDKVKEARPKIRILYHEIDKLDSQFSATSDLNHQAALLHVERARKMSPGKFSSHDENKPDCFLKLVKNEPLTKSSGSKDDKEVHHLEFEFVSPAIEYDVGDLLEVVPCQNPAAIDDFILRCNVDPESFITVHPLDVENQLPGTCSNTAIKLKAFVELTMDVASASPRPYFFEVMRMFATDEHEKGILEHLVSPEGRSVLHKYIHKERMTVNDVLKKFPSVQIPFEWLVQVVPPLKPRAFSISSSPSAHPNQVHLTVTVASWRSPLGRNRAGLCSNWLAKLDAKQEVYVPVWFRKGSLPPPLPSLPLILIGPGTGCAPFRGFVEERAIQSLNSTRTAPVMFFLGCRNKDKDFLYKDFWLSHSENGGILSEAKGGGFYVAFSRDGQSHNKVYVQHRMREHSKRVYDLLRHGGAAIYVAGSATKMPADVLSTFEEIIAEESGLPQESAARCLKDIQAAGKYHVEAWS